The proteins below come from a single Vanacampus margaritifer isolate UIUO_Vmar chromosome 10, RoL_Vmar_1.0, whole genome shotgun sequence genomic window:
- the LOC144059608 gene encoding NACHT, LRR and PYD domains-containing protein 1a-like isoform X2: MASSLHSVYQILSELSFDTFQKLCRQLVSQGSLKEGTYSTREELLTDLTSSLGEDEARKAIVASLRVIGDPIEGVQGSEGFSGLSGITGAISAFYGKYAKGFSIFSPVDRGSGLVGKRISAGLPSVSDFPFKITGSSAMGERGELGAAGLPSVSDFPFKITGSSAMGERGELGAAGHSSGQAAVEEVVDKEFTESPVLKRPQYVSRKLLFRLMNSLEEDHIMSSVDRSTIMSSNSDIRSMAFHLNYLVNLKGQAARRRMTSHLRLLEPQLYGCRLVDEYKDMLIDMVEDVDIIIHDLNARGVSVSDEIKAIHNPKEKMSKVIDNLKSVEQKQIFYTILREWMPYEIHTILVKMETESSLMEGDKYFEIVTVKWCTENATVAKDEWIKKEPEVSHDGDVTWYSFSSVPGKFECSVSGFRWICKDSLLSFKYRFGRWWDHDHTMESLQCMPAGPLLDITVTDGQFDEVYLPHWICTTANPTILEKFAVLHSDTDGVAVEKVFEVTPSHVKLPQPVFSVRGVLLRFWRKLGFPVPLKCKVLIYRTKKTFLTLHVYLIPNDSALEEELRKKAKEKGYESIDKPLPEGTLQMDDEFKVKSDDDGAEIGPDALTLTYESRDPNYFEVFIEQPRNTFTLKLENSAGTVWSCRIRQLDYSSGGDAVPELSTFDDELLRVRSDFIDRVSPEVINQLLDDLLGVCLNDGERKAITKGTKIPAHRARKLIDTVRKKGPEASGRIIFHLEQRDKTLHGLLGLPSASQLQVAKVRQSYTKKFPH, translated from the exons ATGGCTTCAAGTTTACATTCAGTATATCAAATACTGTCAGAATTGTCATTCGATACCTTCCAGAAGCTGTGTAGGCAACTAGTGAGCCAAGGGTCGTTGAAGGAGGGGACCTACAGCACGAGAGAGGAGCTGCTCACTGACTTGACTTCCTCGCTGGGCGAGGATGAAGCTCGCAAAGCTATCGTTGCTTCGCTCAGGGTGATTGGTGACCCCATAGAAGGGGTTCAAGGTTCAG AAGGCTTCAGCGGCCTCAGCGGCATCACTGGCGCCATTTCCGCCTTTTACGGGAAATACG CAAAAGGCTTCAGCATCTTCAGCCCCGTCGATCGCGGCAGTGGACTGGTGGGGAAGAGGATTTCTG cTGGCCTTCCCAGTGTATCTGATTTTCCATTCAAAATAACTGGAAGCTCTGCAATGGGTGAGCGGGGTGAGCTTGGAGCTG cTGGCCTTCCCAGTGTATCTGATTTTCCATTCAAAATAACTGGAAGCTCTGCAATGGGTGAGCGGGGTGAGCTTGGAGCTG CTGGCCATTCCAGTGGACAAGCTGCGGTCGAAGAGGTTGTCGACAAAGAGTTTACAGAGTCTCCAGTGCTTAAAAGGCCTCAGTACGTGTCCCGGAAACTTTTGTTTAGGCTGATGAACAGTCTTGAAGAGGATCATATCATGAGTTCTGTGGATAGAAGTACGATAATGTCTTCAAACTCTGATATCAGAAGTATGGCATTCCATCTGAATTATTTAGTCAACCTCAAAGGTCAAGCAGCACGCAGGAGGATGACATCTCACTTGAGGCTTTTAGAACCTCAACTGTACG GGTGCCGCCTCGTTgatgaatataaagacatgctGATCGACATGGTTGAAGATGTTGACATTATAATACACGATCTCAACGCGAGGGGGGTTTCTGTAAGTGATGAAATCAAAGCCATCCACAACCCCAAGGAAAAGATGTCCAAAGTCATCGATAATCTGAAATCTGTGGAACAAAAACAGATCTTCTACACCATCCTACGGGAGTGGATGCCGTATGAAATACACACCATTTTAGTGAAAAT GGAAACTGAGTCATCATTGATGGAGGGCGACAAATACTTTGAAATAGTGACA GTGAAGTGGTGCACTGAAAATGCAACAGTTGCCAAGGATGAATGGATTAAAAAAGAGCCGGAAGTGAGCCATGACGGTGATGTTACCTGGTACAG CTTCTCTTCTGTACCAGGTAAATTTGAGTGCAGTGTCTCAGGCTTTCGTTGGATTTGTAAGGACTCACTTTTGAGCTTCAAGTACCGCTTTGGCAGATGGTGGGACCACGATCACACAATGGAGTCCCTGCAGTGCATGCCCGCAGGCCCCCTACTGGACATCACAGTTACTGATGGGCAGTTTGATGAGGTCTATCTGCCACACTGGATCTGCACAA CTGCTAATCCTACAATTTTGGAGAAATTTGCAGTTCTGCATTCAGACACTGATGGAGTTGCTGTGGAAAAAGTGTTCGAGGTCACACCATCCCATGTCAAACTACCACAGCCGGTTTTCTCTGTACGAGGAGTACTTCTCCGCTTTTGGCGCAAGCTTGGCTTTCCTGTGCCTCTGAAGTGCAAAGTGTTGATATATAGGACCAAGAAAACATTCCTGACGCTGCATGTTTACCTGATCCCGAACGACTCTGCTCTTGAAGAG GAACTACGCAAGAAAGCAAAAGAGAAGGGCTATGAAAGTATTGACAAGCCCCTCCCCGAAGGGACCTTGCAAATGGATGACGAATTCAAAGTCAAAAGTGATGATGACGGTGCAGAAATAGGCCCAGAT GCGTTAACGCTCACATATGAAAGTAGGGACCCTAATTACTTTGAGGTGTTCATTGAACAACCAAGGAATACATTCACTCTCAAACTTGAAAATTCAGCTGGAACAGTGTGGAGCTGCAGGATTCGACAAC TCGACTACTCAAGTGGTGGAGATGCTGTGCCTGAACTGAGCACATTTG aTGATGAGCTTCTCAGAGTGAGGTCTGACTTTATTGACCGGGTCAGTCCGGAAGTTATTAATCAGTTATTGGACGACCTTTTGGGTGTTTGCCTGAATGATGGTGAGAGAAAGGCCATAACAAAGGGGACGAAGATCCCCGCGCACAGAGCACGCAAATTGATAGATACGGTAAGGAAGAAAGGACCTGAAGCTTCTGGGAGGATAATCTTTCACCTGGAGCAGAGGGACAAGACACTTCATGGCCTGTTGGGGCTGCCCTCCGCCTCACAGCTCCAAGTGGCTAAGGTGCGTCAATCTTATACAAAGAAATTTCCACATTAA
- the LOC144059608 gene encoding caspase recruitment domain-containing protein 8-like isoform X10 → MGERGELGAAGLPSVSDFPFKITGSSAMGERGELGAAGHSSGQAAVEEVVDKEFTESPVLKRPQYVSRKLLFRLMNSLEEDHIMSSVDRSTIMSSNSDIRSMAFHLNYLVNLKGQAARRRMTSHLRLLEPQLYGCRLVDEYKDMLIDMVEDVDIIIHDLNARGVSVSDEIKAIHNPKEKMSKVIDNLKSVEQKQIFYTILREWMPYEIHTILVKMETESSLMEGDKYFEIVTVKWCTENATVAKDEWIKKEPEVSHDGDVTWYSFSSVPGKFECSVSGFRWICKDSLLSFKYRFGRWWDHDHTMESLQCMPAGPLLDITVTDGQFDEVYLPHWICTTANPTILEKFAVLHSDTDGVAVEKVFEVTPSHVKLPQPVFSVRGVLLRFWRKLGFPVPLKCKVLIYRTKKTFLTLHVYLIPNDSALEEELRKKAKEKGYESIDKPLPEGTLQMDDEFKVKSDDDGAEIGPDALTLTYESRDPNYFEVFIEQPRNTFTLKLENSAGTVWSCRIRQLDYSSGGDAVPELSTFDDELLRVRSDFIDRVSPEVINQLLDDLLGVCLNDGERKAITKGTKIPAHRARKLIDTVRKKGPEASGRIIFHLEQRDKTLHGLLGLPSASQLQVAKVRQSYTKKFPH, encoded by the exons ATGGGTGAGCGGGGTGAGCTTGGAGCTG cTGGCCTTCCCAGTGTATCTGATTTTCCATTCAAAATAACTGGAAGCTCTGCAATGGGTGAGCGGGGTGAGCTTGGAGCTG CTGGCCATTCCAGTGGACAAGCTGCGGTCGAAGAGGTTGTCGACAAAGAGTTTACAGAGTCTCCAGTGCTTAAAAGGCCTCAGTACGTGTCCCGGAAACTTTTGTTTAGGCTGATGAACAGTCTTGAAGAGGATCATATCATGAGTTCTGTGGATAGAAGTACGATAATGTCTTCAAACTCTGATATCAGAAGTATGGCATTCCATCTGAATTATTTAGTCAACCTCAAAGGTCAAGCAGCACGCAGGAGGATGACATCTCACTTGAGGCTTTTAGAACCTCAACTGTACG GGTGCCGCCTCGTTgatgaatataaagacatgctGATCGACATGGTTGAAGATGTTGACATTATAATACACGATCTCAACGCGAGGGGGGTTTCTGTAAGTGATGAAATCAAAGCCATCCACAACCCCAAGGAAAAGATGTCCAAAGTCATCGATAATCTGAAATCTGTGGAACAAAAACAGATCTTCTACACCATCCTACGGGAGTGGATGCCGTATGAAATACACACCATTTTAGTGAAAAT GGAAACTGAGTCATCATTGATGGAGGGCGACAAATACTTTGAAATAGTGACA GTGAAGTGGTGCACTGAAAATGCAACAGTTGCCAAGGATGAATGGATTAAAAAAGAGCCGGAAGTGAGCCATGACGGTGATGTTACCTGGTACAG CTTCTCTTCTGTACCAGGTAAATTTGAGTGCAGTGTCTCAGGCTTTCGTTGGATTTGTAAGGACTCACTTTTGAGCTTCAAGTACCGCTTTGGCAGATGGTGGGACCACGATCACACAATGGAGTCCCTGCAGTGCATGCCCGCAGGCCCCCTACTGGACATCACAGTTACTGATGGGCAGTTTGATGAGGTCTATCTGCCACACTGGATCTGCACAA CTGCTAATCCTACAATTTTGGAGAAATTTGCAGTTCTGCATTCAGACACTGATGGAGTTGCTGTGGAAAAAGTGTTCGAGGTCACACCATCCCATGTCAAACTACCACAGCCGGTTTTCTCTGTACGAGGAGTACTTCTCCGCTTTTGGCGCAAGCTTGGCTTTCCTGTGCCTCTGAAGTGCAAAGTGTTGATATATAGGACCAAGAAAACATTCCTGACGCTGCATGTTTACCTGATCCCGAACGACTCTGCTCTTGAAGAG GAACTACGCAAGAAAGCAAAAGAGAAGGGCTATGAAAGTATTGACAAGCCCCTCCCCGAAGGGACCTTGCAAATGGATGACGAATTCAAAGTCAAAAGTGATGATGACGGTGCAGAAATAGGCCCAGAT GCGTTAACGCTCACATATGAAAGTAGGGACCCTAATTACTTTGAGGTGTTCATTGAACAACCAAGGAATACATTCACTCTCAAACTTGAAAATTCAGCTGGAACAGTGTGGAGCTGCAGGATTCGACAAC TCGACTACTCAAGTGGTGGAGATGCTGTGCCTGAACTGAGCACATTTG aTGATGAGCTTCTCAGAGTGAGGTCTGACTTTATTGACCGGGTCAGTCCGGAAGTTATTAATCAGTTATTGGACGACCTTTTGGGTGTTTGCCTGAATGATGGTGAGAGAAAGGCCATAACAAAGGGGACGAAGATCCCCGCGCACAGAGCACGCAAATTGATAGATACGGTAAGGAAGAAAGGACCTGAAGCTTCTGGGAGGATAATCTTTCACCTGGAGCAGAGGGACAAGACACTTCATGGCCTGTTGGGGCTGCCCTCCGCCTCACAGCTCCAAGTGGCTAAGGTGCGTCAATCTTATACAAAGAAATTTCCACATTAA
- the LOC144059608 gene encoding NACHT, LRR and PYD domains-containing protein 1b allele 5-like isoform X8: MGERGELGAAGLPSVSDFPFKITGSSAMGERGELGAAGLPSVSDFPFKITGSSAMGERGELGAAGHSSGQAAVEEVVDKEFTESPVLKRPQYVSRKLLFRLMNSLEEDHIMSSVDRSTIMSSNSDIRSMAFHLNYLVNLKGQAARRRMTSHLRLLEPQLYGCRLVDEYKDMLIDMVEDVDIIIHDLNARGVSVSDEIKAIHNPKEKMSKVIDNLKSVEQKQIFYTILREWMPYEIHTILVKMETESSLMEGDKYFEIVTVKWCTENATVAKDEWIKKEPEVSHDGDVTWYSFSSVPGKFECSVSGFRWICKDSLLSFKYRFGRWWDHDHTMESLQCMPAGPLLDITVTDGQFDEVYLPHWICTTANPTILEKFAVLHSDTDGVAVEKVFEVTPSHVKLPQPVFSVRGVLLRFWRKLGFPVPLKCKVLIYRTKKTFLTLHVYLIPNDSALEEELRKKAKEKGYESIDKPLPEGTLQMDDEFKVKSDDDGAEIGPDALTLTYESRDPNYFEVFIEQPRNTFTLKLENSAGTVWSCRIRQLDYSSGGDAVPELSTFDDELLRVRSDFIDRVSPEVINQLLDDLLGVCLNDGERKAITKGTKIPAHRARKLIDTVRKKGPEASGRIIFHLEQRDKTLHGLLGLPSASQLQVAKVRQSYTKKFPH, from the exons ATGGGTGAGCGGGGTGAGCTTGGAGCTG cTGGCCTTCCCAGTGTATCTGATTTTCCATTCAAAATAACTGGAAGCTCTGCAATGGGTGAGCGGGGTGAGCTTGGAGCTG cTGGCCTTCCCAGTGTATCTGATTTTCCATTCAAAATAACTGGAAGCTCTGCAATGGGTGAGCGGGGTGAGCTTGGAGCTG CTGGCCATTCCAGTGGACAAGCTGCGGTCGAAGAGGTTGTCGACAAAGAGTTTACAGAGTCTCCAGTGCTTAAAAGGCCTCAGTACGTGTCCCGGAAACTTTTGTTTAGGCTGATGAACAGTCTTGAAGAGGATCATATCATGAGTTCTGTGGATAGAAGTACGATAATGTCTTCAAACTCTGATATCAGAAGTATGGCATTCCATCTGAATTATTTAGTCAACCTCAAAGGTCAAGCAGCACGCAGGAGGATGACATCTCACTTGAGGCTTTTAGAACCTCAACTGTACG GGTGCCGCCTCGTTgatgaatataaagacatgctGATCGACATGGTTGAAGATGTTGACATTATAATACACGATCTCAACGCGAGGGGGGTTTCTGTAAGTGATGAAATCAAAGCCATCCACAACCCCAAGGAAAAGATGTCCAAAGTCATCGATAATCTGAAATCTGTGGAACAAAAACAGATCTTCTACACCATCCTACGGGAGTGGATGCCGTATGAAATACACACCATTTTAGTGAAAAT GGAAACTGAGTCATCATTGATGGAGGGCGACAAATACTTTGAAATAGTGACA GTGAAGTGGTGCACTGAAAATGCAACAGTTGCCAAGGATGAATGGATTAAAAAAGAGCCGGAAGTGAGCCATGACGGTGATGTTACCTGGTACAG CTTCTCTTCTGTACCAGGTAAATTTGAGTGCAGTGTCTCAGGCTTTCGTTGGATTTGTAAGGACTCACTTTTGAGCTTCAAGTACCGCTTTGGCAGATGGTGGGACCACGATCACACAATGGAGTCCCTGCAGTGCATGCCCGCAGGCCCCCTACTGGACATCACAGTTACTGATGGGCAGTTTGATGAGGTCTATCTGCCACACTGGATCTGCACAA CTGCTAATCCTACAATTTTGGAGAAATTTGCAGTTCTGCATTCAGACACTGATGGAGTTGCTGTGGAAAAAGTGTTCGAGGTCACACCATCCCATGTCAAACTACCACAGCCGGTTTTCTCTGTACGAGGAGTACTTCTCCGCTTTTGGCGCAAGCTTGGCTTTCCTGTGCCTCTGAAGTGCAAAGTGTTGATATATAGGACCAAGAAAACATTCCTGACGCTGCATGTTTACCTGATCCCGAACGACTCTGCTCTTGAAGAG GAACTACGCAAGAAAGCAAAAGAGAAGGGCTATGAAAGTATTGACAAGCCCCTCCCCGAAGGGACCTTGCAAATGGATGACGAATTCAAAGTCAAAAGTGATGATGACGGTGCAGAAATAGGCCCAGAT GCGTTAACGCTCACATATGAAAGTAGGGACCCTAATTACTTTGAGGTGTTCATTGAACAACCAAGGAATACATTCACTCTCAAACTTGAAAATTCAGCTGGAACAGTGTGGAGCTGCAGGATTCGACAAC TCGACTACTCAAGTGGTGGAGATGCTGTGCCTGAACTGAGCACATTTG aTGATGAGCTTCTCAGAGTGAGGTCTGACTTTATTGACCGGGTCAGTCCGGAAGTTATTAATCAGTTATTGGACGACCTTTTGGGTGTTTGCCTGAATGATGGTGAGAGAAAGGCCATAACAAAGGGGACGAAGATCCCCGCGCACAGAGCACGCAAATTGATAGATACGGTAAGGAAGAAAGGACCTGAAGCTTCTGGGAGGATAATCTTTCACCTGGAGCAGAGGGACAAGACACTTCATGGCCTGTTGGGGCTGCCCTCCGCCTCACAGCTCCAAGTGGCTAAGGTGCGTCAATCTTATACAAAGAAATTTCCACATTAA
- the LOC144059608 gene encoding NACHT, LRR and PYD domains-containing protein 1a-like isoform X3, whose translation MASSLHSVYQILSELSFDTFQKLCRQLVSQGSLKEGTYSTREELLTDLTSSLGEDEARKAIVASLRVIGDPIEGVQGSAEGFSGLSGITGAISAFYGKYAKGFSIFSPVDRGSGLVGKRISAGLPSVSDFPFKITGSSAMGERGELGAAGLPSVSDFPFKITGSSAMGERGELGAAGHSSGQAAVEEVVDKEFTESPVLKRPQYVSRKLLFRLMNSLEEDHIMSSVDRSTIMSSNSDIRSMAFHLNYLVNLKGQAARRRMTSHLRLLEPQLYGCRLVDEYKDMLIDMVEDVDIIIHDLNARGVSVSDEIKAIHNPKEKMSKVIDNLKSVEQKQIFYTILREWMPYEIHTILVKMETESSLMEGDKYFEIVTVKWCTENATVAKDEWIKKEPEVSHDGDVTWYSFSSVPGKFECSVSGFRWICKDSLLSFKYRFGRWWDHDHTMESLQCMPAGPLLDITVTDGQFDEVYLPHWICTTANPTILEKFAVLHSDTDGVAVEKVFEVTPSHVKLPQPVFSVRGVLLRFWRKLGFPVPLKCKVLIYRTKKTFLTLHVYLIPNDSALEEELRKKAKEKGYESIDKPLPEGTLQMDDEFKVKSDDDGAEIGPDALTLTYESRDPNYFEVFIEQPRNTFTLKLENSAGTVWSCRIRQLDYSSGGDAVPELSTFDDELLRVRSDFIDRVSPEVINQLLDDLLGVCLNDGERKAITKGTKIPAHRARKLIDTVRKKGPEASGRIIFHLEQRDKTLHGLLGLPSASQLQVAKVHSEPSGT comes from the exons ATGGCTTCAAGTTTACATTCAGTATATCAAATACTGTCAGAATTGTCATTCGATACCTTCCAGAAGCTGTGTAGGCAACTAGTGAGCCAAGGGTCGTTGAAGGAGGGGACCTACAGCACGAGAGAGGAGCTGCTCACTGACTTGACTTCCTCGCTGGGCGAGGATGAAGCTCGCAAAGCTATCGTTGCTTCGCTCAGGGTGATTGGTGACCCCATAGAAGGGGTTCAAGGTTCAG CAGAAGGCTTCAGCGGCCTCAGCGGCATCACTGGCGCCATTTCCGCCTTTTACGGGAAATACG CAAAAGGCTTCAGCATCTTCAGCCCCGTCGATCGCGGCAGTGGACTGGTGGGGAAGAGGATTTCTG cTGGCCTTCCCAGTGTATCTGATTTTCCATTCAAAATAACTGGAAGCTCTGCAATGGGTGAGCGGGGTGAGCTTGGAGCTG cTGGCCTTCCCAGTGTATCTGATTTTCCATTCAAAATAACTGGAAGCTCTGCAATGGGTGAGCGGGGTGAGCTTGGAGCTG CTGGCCATTCCAGTGGACAAGCTGCGGTCGAAGAGGTTGTCGACAAAGAGTTTACAGAGTCTCCAGTGCTTAAAAGGCCTCAGTACGTGTCCCGGAAACTTTTGTTTAGGCTGATGAACAGTCTTGAAGAGGATCATATCATGAGTTCTGTGGATAGAAGTACGATAATGTCTTCAAACTCTGATATCAGAAGTATGGCATTCCATCTGAATTATTTAGTCAACCTCAAAGGTCAAGCAGCACGCAGGAGGATGACATCTCACTTGAGGCTTTTAGAACCTCAACTGTACG GGTGCCGCCTCGTTgatgaatataaagacatgctGATCGACATGGTTGAAGATGTTGACATTATAATACACGATCTCAACGCGAGGGGGGTTTCTGTAAGTGATGAAATCAAAGCCATCCACAACCCCAAGGAAAAGATGTCCAAAGTCATCGATAATCTGAAATCTGTGGAACAAAAACAGATCTTCTACACCATCCTACGGGAGTGGATGCCGTATGAAATACACACCATTTTAGTGAAAAT GGAAACTGAGTCATCATTGATGGAGGGCGACAAATACTTTGAAATAGTGACA GTGAAGTGGTGCACTGAAAATGCAACAGTTGCCAAGGATGAATGGATTAAAAAAGAGCCGGAAGTGAGCCATGACGGTGATGTTACCTGGTACAG CTTCTCTTCTGTACCAGGTAAATTTGAGTGCAGTGTCTCAGGCTTTCGTTGGATTTGTAAGGACTCACTTTTGAGCTTCAAGTACCGCTTTGGCAGATGGTGGGACCACGATCACACAATGGAGTCCCTGCAGTGCATGCCCGCAGGCCCCCTACTGGACATCACAGTTACTGATGGGCAGTTTGATGAGGTCTATCTGCCACACTGGATCTGCACAA CTGCTAATCCTACAATTTTGGAGAAATTTGCAGTTCTGCATTCAGACACTGATGGAGTTGCTGTGGAAAAAGTGTTCGAGGTCACACCATCCCATGTCAAACTACCACAGCCGGTTTTCTCTGTACGAGGAGTACTTCTCCGCTTTTGGCGCAAGCTTGGCTTTCCTGTGCCTCTGAAGTGCAAAGTGTTGATATATAGGACCAAGAAAACATTCCTGACGCTGCATGTTTACCTGATCCCGAACGACTCTGCTCTTGAAGAG GAACTACGCAAGAAAGCAAAAGAGAAGGGCTATGAAAGTATTGACAAGCCCCTCCCCGAAGGGACCTTGCAAATGGATGACGAATTCAAAGTCAAAAGTGATGATGACGGTGCAGAAATAGGCCCAGAT GCGTTAACGCTCACATATGAAAGTAGGGACCCTAATTACTTTGAGGTGTTCATTGAACAACCAAGGAATACATTCACTCTCAAACTTGAAAATTCAGCTGGAACAGTGTGGAGCTGCAGGATTCGACAAC TCGACTACTCAAGTGGTGGAGATGCTGTGCCTGAACTGAGCACATTTG aTGATGAGCTTCTCAGAGTGAGGTCTGACTTTATTGACCGGGTCAGTCCGGAAGTTATTAATCAGTTATTGGACGACCTTTTGGGTGTTTGCCTGAATGATGGTGAGAGAAAGGCCATAACAAAGGGGACGAAGATCCCCGCGCACAGAGCACGCAAATTGATAGATACGGTAAGGAAGAAAGGACCTGAAGCTTCTGGGAGGATAATCTTTCACCTGGAGCAGAGGGACAAGACACTTCATGGCCTGTTGGGGCTGCCCTCCGCCTCACAGCTCCAAGTGGCTAAG GTTCATTCCGAGCCAAGTGGAACTTGA